A genomic segment from Gammaproteobacteria bacterium encodes:
- a CDS encoding P-II family nitrogen regulator — translation MSTRNVTVLTDAALITCIVQRGAADAIVTAAQDAGAQGATVYFARGTGVRERLGVFGVTVEVEKEVIMIVVANDQVDRIFERMYAAGKLDTPGMGFIYVTPLEKAATYVPREIAERLARQPAGEGGE, via the coding sequence ATGAGTACGCGCAATGTCACGGTACTGACCGACGCGGCGCTGATCACCTGTATCGTTCAGCGCGGCGCGGCCGATGCCATCGTAACGGCCGCTCAGGACGCCGGCGCGCAGGGAGCGACCGTCTATTTCGCCCGCGGTACCGGCGTGCGCGAGCGGTTGGGGGTATTCGGGGTCACGGTGGAGGTCGAGAAAGAGGTGATCATGATCGTGGTGGCCAATGACCAGGTGGATCGCATCTTCGAGAGGATGTACGCGGCGGGGAAACTGGATACGCCCGGCATGGGTTTTATCTACGTGACGCCGCTGGAGAAGGCGGCCACCTACGTCCCGCGCGAGATCGCCGAGCGCCTTGCCCGCCAGCCGGCCGGGGAGGGCGGCGAATGA
- a CDS encoding DUF1538 domain-containing protein yields the protein MARKIRFGALVRELTLHQRQLSYSALIPAIEHDAQGRELPYRPSQLRLRPIDMYRLLRPYIGTRFWEQARVVIQLAAYLILFQLLILQQSVTDSWVIVAGLLSVIVGLMLFMEGLKVGLMPFGETIGNVLPKKSRLPVVLTVAFLLGIGVTFAEPAIGALKAAGAIVQAERAPYLYALLNFHADTLVLMVGAGVGLAAVLGTLRFIRGWSLKPLIYLSVAPLLALTIYVAGDEELAKTMGLAWDCGAVTTGPVTVPLVLSLGIGIAAAAGKGSSSLSGFGIVTLASLFPIVAVYLLAITVAAGSSPQDIIEMARSAAPDGTAPHWYERTPYAETILGVRAIVPLVVFLLVVMLAVLRERVRQPGTIAYGIVLAVLGMVVFGVGLSYGLAKLGGQSGSLVPAAFTRIDAVSESPLYAFAFGIGIAILFSWLLGFGATLAEPALNALGHTVESLSNGAFRKAALMYAVSFGVGTGIALGVLKIVFSIPIHWLIVPGYGAALVLTALSTEEFVNIAWDSAGVTTGPVTVPLVLAMGLGLGNAVGAIEGFGILAMASIGPILSVLATGLWIRWSIRLRRRREYTQSEAMEATT from the coding sequence ATGGCACGCAAAATACGTTTCGGCGCCTTGGTGCGGGAATTGACGCTGCACCAGCGCCAACTAAGCTACAGCGCGCTGATTCCGGCGATCGAGCACGACGCGCAGGGCCGGGAATTGCCGTACCGGCCGTCGCAGCTGCGGCTGCGGCCGATAGACATGTACCGCCTGTTGCGCCCTTATATAGGTACGCGCTTTTGGGAACAGGCGCGGGTGGTGATCCAGCTGGCGGCGTACCTGATCCTGTTCCAGCTGCTGATTCTGCAGCAAAGCGTCACCGATTCATGGGTGATCGTTGCCGGTCTGCTGTCGGTGATCGTCGGGCTGATGCTGTTTATGGAGGGGCTGAAGGTTGGGCTGATGCCCTTTGGGGAGACCATCGGCAACGTGCTGCCGAAGAAATCGCGCCTGCCGGTCGTGCTGACCGTCGCGTTTCTGCTCGGCATCGGGGTAACTTTCGCCGAACCCGCCATTGGCGCGCTCAAGGCGGCCGGCGCCATCGTCCAGGCGGAAAGGGCGCCCTATCTTTACGCGCTGCTCAATTTTCACGCCGATACGCTGGTGCTGATGGTCGGCGCCGGCGTCGGTCTGGCGGCGGTTCTGGGCACCCTGCGCTTTATCCGCGGTTGGAGTTTAAAGCCGTTGATCTACCTGAGCGTCGCCCCGCTGTTGGCGCTGACGATTTATGTCGCCGGCGACGAAGAACTGGCCAAGACGATGGGACTGGCCTGGGATTGCGGCGCGGTCACCACCGGCCCGGTAACCGTGCCGCTGGTGCTGTCGCTCGGTATCGGCATCGCGGCGGCGGCGGGCAAGGGCAGCTCTTCGCTGTCCGGTTTCGGGATCGTGACCCTGGCCTCGCTGTTTCCCATCGTCGCGGTATATCTGCTGGCGATCACGGTGGCGGCGGGCAGTTCGCCGCAGGATATTATCGAAATGGCGCGGAGCGCGGCGCCGGACGGCACGGCGCCGCATTGGTACGAACGCACCCCTTATGCGGAAACGATACTCGGCGTGCGCGCCATCGTTCCCCTGGTCGTCTTTTTGCTGGTCGTCATGCTTGCGGTGCTGCGTGAGCGGGTGCGCCAGCCCGGCACCATCGCCTACGGCATCGTGCTCGCTGTGCTCGGCATGGTGGTCTTCGGCGTGGGGCTCAGCTACGGCCTGGCCAAACTGGGCGGGCAATCGGGCAGCCTCGTGCCGGCGGCCTTTACCCGGATTGATGCCGTGAGCGAATCGCCGCTGTACGCCTTCGCTTTCGGCATCGGCATCGCCATCTTGTTCTCCTGGCTGCTCGGGTTTGGCGCGACGCTCGCCGAACCGGCGCTCAATGCGCTCGGGCATACCGTAGAGAGTTTGAGCAACGGCGCTTTCCGCAAGGCCGCGCTGATGTACGCCGTTTCCTTCGGCGTCGGCACTGGCATCGCGCTGGGCGTACTCAAGATCGTATTCTCCATCCCCATCCACTGGCTGATCGTTCCCGGTTACGGGGCGGCGCTGGTGCTGACCGCGCTGTCCACCGAAGAGTTCGTCAATATCGCCTGGGACAGTGCCGGCGTGACCACCGGCCCCGTGACCGTCCCCCTGGTGTTGGCCATGGGTTTGGGGCTGGGCAACGCAGTGGGCGCCATTGAGGGCTTCGGCATCCTGGCAATGGCCTCCATCGGTCCGATCCTGTCGGTGCTGGCCACCGGCTTGTGGATCCGCTGGTCCATCCGGCTGCGCCGCCGCCGCGAATACACCCAATCCGAGGCGATGGAGGCAACGACATGA
- a CDS encoding Dam family site-specific DNA-(adenine-N6)-methyltransferase has product MTRAITIVPPIKCQGIKTKLVPWIRSIMPANFQGRWIEPFMGSGVVAFNLQAKRVILADSNPHIIRFYEAIKRGEITSRIARSFLVNEGAILKRTDGQYFYDVRNRFNVRGNPLDFLFLNRACFNGMIRFNRKGNFNVPFCNKPNRFSPAYITKICNQIQSIANALSMGDYEFIRQDFLETVQMAKSGDMLYCDPPYIGRHTDYYNGWNEDNERNLNSALASTRSRFILSTWHSNDFRKNENLSTIWARYPYLTREHFYHLGAKEKNRNPMLEALVTNYVATYKKPVTIEAEQMKLMEKRASFGLRL; this is encoded by the coding sequence ATGACTCGTGCAATCACAATTGTCCCACCCATCAAATGCCAGGGAATAAAGACGAAACTCGTTCCTTGGATTCGCTCCATTATGCCCGCGAATTTTCAAGGGCGGTGGATTGAGCCCTTCATGGGTTCAGGCGTGGTCGCTTTCAATTTACAAGCCAAACGGGTAATTCTCGCTGACAGTAACCCGCATATCATTCGATTTTACGAGGCAATCAAGCGGGGGGAAATCACCTCTAGAATCGCCCGCTCTTTCCTGGTCAACGAAGGAGCTATCTTGAAACGAACGGACGGACAATATTTCTACGATGTTCGGAATCGTTTCAATGTCCGCGGTAACCCTCTCGATTTTCTTTTTCTGAACCGGGCATGCTTCAATGGCATGATTCGATTCAATCGAAAAGGCAACTTTAACGTCCCATTTTGCAACAAGCCGAACCGCTTTTCGCCAGCATATATCACAAAAATCTGCAATCAAATTCAATCAATCGCAAATGCGCTGTCTATGGGCGACTACGAATTTATCCGCCAAGATTTCCTGGAAACCGTCCAAATGGCAAAATCCGGAGACATGCTCTATTGCGATCCGCCCTATATCGGGCGACACACGGATTATTACAACGGCTGGAATGAGGACAACGAACGCAACCTGAATTCCGCCCTTGCATCTACAAGATCGCGCTTTATCCTTTCTACTTGGCATAGTAACGACTTTAGGAAAAACGAGAATTTATCCACAATTTGGGCCCGGTACCCATATCTGACTCGCGAACATTTCTATCATTTGGGAGCAAAGGAGAAGAATCGCAACCCGATGCTCGAAGCTCTAGTGACGAACTATGTGGCCACCTATAAAAAGCCTGTGACCATCGAAGCCGAGCAAATGAAGCTTATGGAGAAACGAGCATCTTTCGGGTTGCGACTGTAG
- a CDS encoding restriction endonuclease, which produces MSAKTEFAAALQKFSKGLSRHISTGNDQWAVKGFVDAFRNVYTISSDTKIISKILEIHLFPKIMEFAGKSGYKVVLPEHQNHYPDISFILPRKAKRKEFKFAVDFKTTYRLDSKRWLCNGFTLGSHGTYFRDRNSTKNIRFPYGSYSGHFCLGIIYDRNQEASLEETRQYSIDDLHSITSVISNIQFFVAEKWRIASDKRGSGNTANIGSIQRIQDIVDGNGMFRRLGENWFNDYWMNYGRITTKKGKIASLEDFVKYRKGNPSLIVPRNNLK; this is translated from the coding sequence ATGAGCGCAAAAACGGAATTCGCGGCTGCGCTACAGAAATTCTCCAAGGGGCTCTCTCGGCATATCAGCACAGGTAACGACCAGTGGGCCGTGAAGGGCTTCGTTGACGCATTCCGAAATGTCTATACGATTTCTTCGGACACAAAAATCATTTCCAAGATACTTGAGATTCACCTGTTCCCAAAAATCATGGAGTTTGCCGGTAAGAGTGGCTACAAGGTCGTATTGCCGGAGCACCAGAATCACTATCCGGATATTTCTTTCATCCTTCCCAGGAAGGCGAAAAGGAAAGAATTCAAATTCGCCGTGGACTTCAAAACCACTTATCGGCTCGATTCCAAACGCTGGCTGTGTAACGGCTTTACTCTTGGATCTCACGGAACGTATTTCCGAGATCGAAATAGCACAAAAAACATTCGATTCCCCTATGGCTCTTACTCCGGACACTTCTGTCTCGGGATTATTTATGACCGCAACCAGGAAGCGAGCCTGGAAGAGACCAGGCAATACTCCATAGACGATCTCCACTCAATCACCTCAGTAATTTCAAATATCCAATTCTTTGTTGCTGAAAAGTGGCGTATTGCAAGTGACAAGAGAGGCTCTGGAAACACGGCAAACATCGGCAGCATCCAGAGAATTCAAGACATTGTGGACGGGAATGGAATGTTCCGCAGGCTGGGAGAAAACTGGTTTAACGACTACTGGATGAATTATGGTAGAATCACCACAAAGAAGGGGAAAATCGCTTCACTGGAAGATTTTGTGAAATATCGAAAGGGCAACCCATCGCTAATTGTCCCAAGGAACAACTTGAAATGA
- the thrC gene encoding threonine synthase → MSVSVQAPRLAPGGGVIRRYRERLSVPAGARVISLGEGDTPLLRLEGAAERLGVELELYAKCEGLNPTGSFKDRGMTLAVTHALAAGQRAVVCASTGNTSASAAAYAARAGLAAFVLIPEGKIARGKLAQALMHGAVVVQIQGNFDDGMQIVRELARSGELAVVNSVNPWRLQGQKSAAFEVVDVLGRAPDYHCLPVGNAGNISAYWMGYREYRDDGAISACPRMCGYQAAGAAPFVGGEPVAAPETVATAIRIGKPQSWDLAWQACRESQGWFACCQDEELLAAQRLLAAEGVFCEPASAAALAGLIDDCRQGRIAAGSTVVCTLTGHGLKDPDIALRQVEGDIVRAAPDPEEIRRIIARYARG, encoded by the coding sequence GTGAGCGTCTCGGTGCAGGCCCCGCGGCTGGCGCCGGGCGGCGGCGTGATCCGGCGTTACCGGGAGCGGCTGTCCGTGCCCGCCGGCGCCCGGGTGATCAGCCTGGGCGAGGGCGACACGCCGCTGTTGCGCCTGGAGGGCGCCGCGGAACGACTGGGCGTGGAACTGGAGCTGTATGCGAAGTGCGAAGGGCTGAATCCCACTGGCTCCTTCAAAGATCGCGGCATGACTCTGGCGGTGACGCATGCCCTCGCCGCCGGCCAGCGGGCGGTGGTTTGCGCCTCTACCGGCAATACCTCCGCCTCGGCGGCCGCCTACGCGGCGCGCGCCGGCCTCGCCGCCTTCGTCCTGATCCCGGAGGGGAAGATCGCGCGCGGCAAGCTGGCCCAGGCGCTGATGCACGGCGCCGTGGTGGTGCAGATCCAAGGCAACTTCGACGACGGGATGCAGATAGTGCGGGAGCTGGCCCGCTCGGGAGAGCTTGCCGTCGTCAACTCGGTCAACCCCTGGCGTCTGCAGGGCCAGAAAAGCGCCGCTTTCGAGGTCGTGGACGTGCTGGGCCGCGCCCCGGATTACCACTGCCTGCCGGTGGGCAACGCCGGCAACATATCGGCTTATTGGATGGGATATCGGGAGTACCGCGACGACGGGGCCATCTCCGCCTGTCCTCGGATGTGCGGCTACCAGGCCGCCGGCGCCGCGCCCTTCGTGGGCGGCGAGCCGGTGGCGGCGCCCGAGACCGTGGCGACGGCGATTCGCATCGGCAAGCCGCAGTCCTGGGACCTGGCCTGGCAGGCGTGCCGCGAGTCGCAGGGCTGGTTCGCCTGTTGCCAGGACGAGGAACTGCTGGCCGCGCAAAGGCTGCTGGCGGCGGAAGGCGTCTTCTGCGAACCGGCCTCGGCGGCGGCGCTGGCCGGCCTGATTGACGATTGCCGCCAGGGGCGCATCGCCGCCGGGAGCACCGTGGTCTGCACGCTGACCGGTCATGGCCTCAAGGACCCGGACATCGCGCTCCGCCAGGTGGAGGGGGATATCGTCCGGGCGGCGCCCGACCCCGAAGAGATTCGCCGCATCATCGCCCGGTACGCGCGCGGCTGA
- a CDS encoding homoserine dehydrogenase, with the protein MAPLRVGLLGLGTVGGATAEVLRRNREEIRRRAGREIVLACACVRDPGRKRPVATDGIELVADSRAVVAAREIDVVVELMGGLSPARQWVLEALEHGKHVVTANKALIALHGDEIFAAARRRGVVVAFEAAVAGGIPIVKAIREGLAGNRIASLAGIINGTTNYILSAMGESRGGFADILAEAQRLGYAEADPRFDIEGTDAAHKLTILAAIAFGIPLRFDRVYREGIEGIAAEDIAYARELGYCVKHLGIARRSPEGIELRVHPTLVPRSHLLAGVCGAMNAVFLHGDALGANAYYGPGAGGAPTASAVVADLVDISRMMGGAPERQVPYLAFEPLEDIPVLDMERATTAYYLRLQAEDRPGVLSQVAGILGEFQISIEAVLQKEPASSAARVPVILLTQQVLEGRMDRALAKIRRLDAVSGDIARIRLETLA; encoded by the coding sequence TTGGCGCCGCTGCGAGTAGGGCTGCTCGGGCTGGGCACCGTGGGCGGCGCCACGGCGGAGGTCCTGCGGCGCAACCGCGAGGAGATTCGACGCCGGGCGGGGCGCGAGATCGTCCTCGCTTGCGCCTGCGTTCGCGATCCGGGGCGCAAGCGGCCAGTGGCTACGGACGGGATCGAACTGGTCGCCGACTCGCGAGCGGTGGTCGCCGCCCGGGAAATAGATGTGGTGGTCGAGCTGATGGGCGGCTTGTCGCCGGCGCGGCAATGGGTCCTGGAGGCGCTGGAGCACGGCAAGCATGTGGTCACCGCCAACAAGGCGCTGATCGCTCTGCACGGGGACGAAATCTTTGCCGCCGCCCGGCGCCGCGGCGTCGTCGTCGCCTTCGAGGCCGCCGTGGCGGGCGGCATTCCCATCGTCAAGGCCATCCGCGAGGGGCTTGCGGGCAACCGCATCGCCTCGCTTGCCGGGATCATCAACGGCACGACGAATTACATTCTGAGCGCCATGGGCGAAAGCAGGGGCGGTTTTGCCGACATATTGGCCGAGGCCCAGCGCCTGGGCTACGCCGAGGCCGACCCGCGCTTCGACATCGAGGGCACCGACGCTGCCCACAAATTGACGATCCTGGCCGCCATCGCCTTTGGCATCCCGTTGCGCTTCGACCGGGTTTACCGCGAGGGCATCGAGGGGATCGCGGCGGAGGATATCGCCTACGCCCGGGAGTTGGGCTACTGCGTCAAGCACTTGGGGATCGCCCGCCGCTCGCCCGAGGGGATCGAGTTGCGCGTGCACCCGACGCTGGTCCCGCGGAGTCATTTGCTGGCGGGGGTATGCGGCGCCATGAACGCCGTGTTTCTGCACGGCGACGCCCTGGGCGCCAATGCCTATTACGGCCCCGGCGCGGGCGGCGCGCCCACCGCCTCGGCGGTGGTGGCCGATTTGGTGGACATCAGCCGCATGATGGGCGGCGCTCCCGAGCGGCAGGTGCCCTATCTCGCCTTCGAGCCCCTGGAGGACATCCCCGTCCTGGACATGGAGCGCGCGACCACCGCCTATTATCTGCGCCTGCAGGCCGAAGACCGGCCCGGCGTGTTGTCGCAGGTGGCCGGAATCCTGGGAGAGTTCCAGATCAGCATCGAGGCGGTGCTGCAGAAGGAGCCGGCATCTTCCGCTGCGCGCGTGCCGGTGATTCTGCTGACCCAGCAAGTTCTGGAGGGGCGCATGGACCGGGCGCTGGCAAAGATTCGCCGCCTGGACGCCGTCTCCGGAGACATCGCCCGCATTCGTCTGGAGACCCTGGCGTGA